A section of the Caballeronia sp. M1242 genome encodes:
- the recG gene encoding ATP-dependent DNA helicase RecG, with the protein MPLSDRRLSSPADALSSAEPGAALAAAPAAKRAKTGDDAAKKAKPVVKTADKLAKLGLKSDIDLVLHLPMRYEDETSLTPIAELIPGDIAQTEGIVFDNEIAYRPRRQLLVKIHDDAGDELTLRFLNFYGSQVKQMAIGTRLRVRGDVRGGFFGLEMVHPAVRPVDGDTPLPQALTPVYPSTAGISQAYLRKAIDNALTRVSLPELLPDPVARAHLAPLNLPGLLDAVKTLHHPRADSDETALIDGTHPAWTRIKFEELLAQQLSLKRAHAERRTRAAPAMPRRTVSDAGSLVARLLHALPFRLTGAQERVVAEIAGELTLAHPMQRLLQGDVGSGKTIVAALAAAQAIDAGYQAALMAPTEILAEQHARKLRGWLEPLGVSVAWLAGSLKAKEKRAASEAAALGTAQLVIGTHAIIQDTVEFARLGLVIVDEQHRFGVAQRLALRAKAQNASDGARDFQPHQLMMSATPIPRTLAMTYYADLDVSTIDELPPGRTPILTKVVSDGRRDEIIGRVREAALTGRQVYWVCPLIEESETLQLQTAVETYETLVAALPELRVGLVHGRLAPAEKAAVMDAFSRNEVQLLVATTVIEVGVDVPNASLMVIEHAERFGLAQLHQLRGRVGRGSAASVCVLMYSNPLSQTARARLQTMRETTDGFEIARRDLEIRGPGEFLGARQSGEAMLRFASLEQDGWLIEPAREAAQQMLDAFPEAVERHLARWLGAREQYLKA; encoded by the coding sequence ATGCCCTTGTCCGACCGTCGCCTGTCATCCCCGGCCGATGCGCTTTCCAGCGCCGAACCCGGCGCCGCGCTCGCAGCCGCGCCGGCGGCCAAGCGCGCGAAAACCGGCGACGACGCGGCCAAGAAGGCAAAGCCCGTCGTCAAGACCGCGGACAAGCTCGCGAAGCTCGGCCTCAAGTCGGACATCGACCTCGTGCTGCATCTGCCGATGCGCTACGAGGACGAAACCTCGCTCACGCCGATCGCAGAACTGATTCCCGGCGACATCGCGCAGACGGAAGGCATCGTGTTCGACAACGAGATTGCCTATCGGCCGCGAAGGCAGTTGCTCGTCAAGATTCACGACGACGCCGGCGACGAACTCACGCTGCGTTTTCTCAACTTCTACGGCTCGCAAGTCAAGCAAATGGCCATCGGCACGCGGCTGCGCGTGCGCGGCGACGTGCGAGGCGGCTTCTTCGGGCTGGAGATGGTGCATCCGGCGGTGCGCCCGGTCGATGGCGATACGCCGCTGCCGCAGGCGCTCACGCCCGTTTATCCGTCGACGGCGGGCATCTCGCAGGCGTATCTGCGCAAGGCCATCGACAACGCGCTCACCCGCGTCTCGTTGCCGGAGCTATTGCCGGACCCGGTGGCGCGCGCCCATCTCGCGCCGCTGAATCTGCCGGGCCTGCTCGACGCGGTGAAGACGCTGCATCATCCGCGCGCGGATTCGGACGAAACCGCGCTCATCGACGGCACGCATCCGGCGTGGACGCGCATCAAGTTCGAGGAACTGCTCGCGCAACAGCTATCGCTCAAGCGCGCGCACGCCGAGCGCCGCACGCGCGCCGCGCCCGCAATGCCGCGCCGGACCGTCAGCGATGCCGGTTCCCTCGTCGCGCGTCTGTTGCATGCGCTGCCGTTCAGGCTGACCGGCGCGCAGGAGCGCGTCGTCGCGGAAATCGCGGGCGAACTGACGCTCGCGCATCCGATGCAGCGTCTGCTTCAGGGCGATGTCGGCAGCGGCAAGACCATCGTCGCGGCGCTCGCGGCGGCGCAGGCCATCGACGCCGGTTATCAGGCCGCGCTGATGGCGCCGACCGAAATCCTCGCCGAACAGCACGCGCGCAAGCTGCGCGGCTGGCTGGAGCCGCTCGGCGTGTCGGTGGCGTGGCTCGCCGGCAGTCTGAAGGCGAAGGAAAAGCGCGCCGCGAGCGAGGCGGCGGCGCTCGGCACGGCGCAACTCGTTATCGGCACGCACGCGATCATTCAGGACACGGTGGAATTCGCGCGTCTCGGCCTCGTGATCGTGGACGAGCAGCATCGCTTCGGCGTTGCGCAACGGCTCGCGTTGCGCGCGAAGGCGCAGAACGCGTCGGATGGCGCGCGCGACTTCCAGCCGCATCAACTGATGATGTCCGCGACGCCCATTCCCCGCACGCTCGCGATGACGTACTACGCCGACCTCGACGTATCCACCATCGACGAATTGCCGCCGGGCCGCACGCCGATTCTCACCAAAGTCGTGTCGGACGGCCGGCGCGACGAAATCATCGGCCGCGTGCGCGAGGCGGCGCTGACCGGGCGGCAGGTCTACTGGGTGTGCCCGCTGATCGAGGAAAGCGAGACCTTGCAGTTGCAGACGGCCGTCGAGACGTACGAGACGCTCGTTGCCGCGCTGCCCGAACTGCGCGTCGGGCTGGTTCACGGGCGGCTCGCGCCTGCCGAGAAAGCCGCGGTCATGGACGCCTTTTCGCGCAACGAAGTGCAGTTGCTCGTCGCGACCACCGTGATCGAAGTCGGCGTCGACGTCCCGAACGCGTCGCTGATGGTGATCGAGCACGCCGAGCGCTTCGGCCTTGCGCAGTTGCATCAGTTGCGCGGGCGCGTGGGGCGGGGCAGCGCGGCGTCCGTGTGCGTGCTGATGTATTCGAATCCGCTCTCGCAGACGGCGCGCGCTCGTTTGCAGACGATGCGCGAAACCACCGACGGCTTCGAGATCGCGCGCCGCGATCTGGAAATACGCGGTCCCGGCGAGTTTTTGGGCGCGCGTCAGTCGGGCGAGGCCATGCTGCGCTTCGCGAGCCTGGAACAGGACGGCTGGCTGATCGAGCCTGCGCGCGAGGCGGCCCAACAGATGCTCGACGCGTTCCCTGAGGCCGTCGAGCGGCATCTCGCGCGATGGCTCGGCGCACGCGAGCAGTATCTGAAGGCATAG
- a CDS encoding DUF805 domain-containing protein, giving the protein MDFFDAIRVALFEKYATFNGRASRSEYWFFQLLSLVIAIVATVLSETKNDSPIAVWTMCIIGFALLLPGLAVTVRRLHDTDRSGWFYLIACVPLVGSILLLFWSCERGTPGVNRYGSDPLGNS; this is encoded by the coding sequence ATGGACTTCTTTGATGCAATTCGCGTAGCGCTATTCGAGAAATACGCCACGTTTAACGGTCGCGCATCGCGCTCGGAATACTGGTTTTTTCAACTCCTTTCGCTGGTGATTGCGATCGTCGCCACCGTCCTTTCCGAAACGAAAAACGATTCGCCGATTGCCGTTTGGACGATGTGCATTATTGGTTTTGCACTACTCCTGCCGGGTCTCGCTGTCACGGTTCGCCGGCTGCATGATACGGACCGCTCCGGATGGTTCTATCTGATCGCGTGCGTTCCCCTTGTCGGCAGCATTCTGCTGCTGTTCTGGAGTTGCGAGCGCGGCACGCCAGGCGTGAACCGCTACGGCTCCGACCCTCTCGGCAACAGTTGA
- a CDS encoding hydrogen peroxide-inducible genes activator → MTLTELKYIVAVARERHFGRAAEACFVSQPTLSVAIKKLEDELNVQIFERGTSEVSVTPIGEQIVTQAQRVLEQTLAIKEIAKQGKDPLVGPLRLGVIYTIGPYLLPTLVKQMIKSVPQMPLMLQENYTLKLIELLKQGEIDVAIMALPFPETGLMVRALYDEPFVVAMPSGHAWENRSKIDPDDLKQETMLLLGSGHCFRDHVLGVCPELMRFSQNADGIQKTFEGSSLETIRHMVASGVGITVLPRMSVMEVKPHAPGIDSGLLSYVPFDEPVPDRRVVLAWRKSFTRMPAIDAISDAIAACDLPGVKKLDMPVAVN, encoded by the coding sequence ATGACGCTCACTGAATTGAAGTACATCGTCGCGGTGGCGCGCGAGCGGCACTTCGGCCGCGCCGCCGAGGCATGCTTCGTCAGCCAGCCGACGCTGTCGGTGGCAATCAAGAAGCTCGAAGACGAGCTGAACGTGCAGATCTTCGAGCGCGGCACGAGCGAGGTCAGCGTCACGCCGATCGGCGAGCAGATCGTCACGCAGGCGCAGCGCGTGCTCGAACAGACGCTCGCCATCAAGGAAATCGCCAAGCAGGGCAAGGATCCGCTCGTCGGGCCGCTGCGTCTGGGCGTCATCTACACCATCGGGCCGTATCTGCTGCCGACGCTCGTCAAGCAGATGATCAAATCCGTCCCGCAGATGCCGCTGATGCTGCAGGAGAACTACACGCTCAAGCTGATCGAGCTTCTGAAGCAAGGCGAGATCGACGTCGCGATCATGGCGCTGCCGTTTCCCGAAACGGGGCTGATGGTGCGCGCGCTCTACGACGAGCCGTTCGTCGTCGCGATGCCTTCCGGCCACGCGTGGGAGAACCGCAGCAAGATCGACCCGGACGATCTGAAGCAGGAAACCATGCTGCTGCTCGGCAGCGGTCATTGCTTCCGCGATCATGTGCTCGGCGTCTGTCCGGAACTGATGCGCTTCTCGCAAAACGCCGACGGCATTCAGAAGACGTTCGAAGGTTCCTCGCTGGAAACGATCCGGCATATGGTCGCGAGCGGCGTCGGCATCACGGTGCTGCCGCGCATGTCGGTCATGGAAGTGAAGCCGCACGCGCCGGGCATCGACTCCGGCCTGCTCAGTTACGTTCCGTTCGACGAACCGGTGCCGGACCGGCGCGTGGTCCTCGCTTGGCGAAAGAGTTTCACGCGGATGCCGGCAATCGACGCCATCTCCGATGCCATCGCCGCTTGCGATTTGCCGGGCGTTAAAAAGCTGGATATGCCGGTGGCGGTGAATTAA